The nucleotide window ATCGCCGCGAGGTTCGCGCAGAACCGCAGGTAATGGGTGATCACGTGCACCGCCTCACGCGGCGCGGACGGCAACTCGCGTTCGCCGAACGACGGCCACTTCGCGAACGTCTCGCCGCCCTTTTCGACCCGCATCCCGTTGCCGAGATCGTAGCTGAGAATGACATCGAAGCGCTGGAGCAGCGTGTCCTTCAAAAAGCCTTCCAAGGGCACCAGCCGCGGCGTGCCCGCAACCGTGGCCACCAAGCGGTCGCCGATGTTGCCATGAAGGATGAACTGCGAGGCCGCTCCCGATTCATAGAGGGAGATCAGTTCCTGCGCCCATGAGGGCATTCCGGGAGCGGGCATGAAAAATGGGTATTGAGGGGTTTTCGATCAAACAATCCGATCTTGATCTTCGGTCAAACCATGGGCGTCGGAATGGGTCAAATGGCCATCATATCCGCTGACACGTGAAAGCTGCCGCCCCCTTCGATAGATCATTTGCAGCCCGTGTTCCGCATCCCAATCGCATCCGCCGCAGATCTGGACGTAGATCAAATCGTCTTCCTCCCGCTTTGTCAGCGTGAGGGAACACGGGTGAATGTGCTGCCAGACATCATCGGGAGAATCGATGTGGCATTCCAGTTGGTCTCCAAACAGCTTTGCGATGCGGAGGTAGTGCTGGTAGACGTACGGTTGTGCTTCGCGCCGCCCATCGGTGCCAAGTGCGAGAAACGCCTGAAGCGCGGCATTCGCTTCCCCCGCATCCGCTTCGTCGATTCCTTCAATGTTGGCATCCAGATCGAGCCCTTCATAAAGGGGTACTGAGATTGGGGCACAAGCCATCCAACCAGAACCATCCGGCTCGGGACGAAGTCTTCCGAGCAAGGGCACGTTCATGTCCGGACCGGCGTTGAGGCGACCAAAGACCGTTAGAGCTGCTGCTGTTCCGGAGCCATCTGCTTCTCAACCGGCGCTGACGCGGCGGCCGGGGTACTGGGAGTCGGGGTCGCCATGCCGAGCTCGGCGGCAAGGTCGGCGAGGGCGAGGTCTTCGAGGGCCTCGCGCTCGGCCTGCTTGGCTTGGAACTGGGTGGTATCGATGCTGTCGCGGGCGACGCGGGCGCGGCCTGCGGCTTCGGTCTTCTGCTCCTCCACCATCTCATGGAGACGCGACAATGTATCGCCGCTGCCACCGATGGAGGACAGCATGCCGGACGCCATCTCGTTCATCTCGGCGAGAGCCTTCTGCATCTTGAGGCCATCGAGATCGCGGCGCAGGGACTCGATTTTCTCGCGGGCGGTTTTGATCGCGGAATCGCGGGCGGCGACGAGTTCCTTGTAGGTCTTCTCGGCATCGCCGAGCTGGCCGCGGTTGTCGGCGAGCTCCTTGCGGAGGTTCTGAAGCTGGAGGGCGATTTCACCGGCGAGGCGCTGGTTGCCCGCGCGGAGGTTGGCGGCGGCGCGGGCACGCAGGTCCTGCTCGTCCCGCTCCTGGCGCTTCACCTGGGCGATGAGCTTCTCACACAGCCCGGCGTGCGCGGCGAGGCCTTGGTTGAACTGCGCGATCTGCGTGCGGAGGTTTTCCTTCTCCAGTTCGAGCAAGGCCTCGGGATTGCGCTTCTCCATGCCGGAGACGAACAGGCCGATGAAGCCGCGGAAGAGATTGGCGATGCGTTTGAACATGGCGGTATGGGAGAGGATGTTAGAGGAAAGGCGGGTGTTTGCAGATTCCAAAAAGCACCGGCGATTACACGGATAG belongs to Luteolibacter ambystomatis and includes:
- a CDS encoding DUF6985 domain-containing protein, whose product is MNVPLLGRLRPEPDGSGWMACAPISVPLYEGLDLDANIEGIDEADAGEANAALQAFLALGTDGRREAQPYVYQHYLRIAKLFGDQLECHIDSPDDVWQHIHPCSLTLTKREEDDLIYVQICGGCDWDAEHGLQMIYRRGRQLSRVSGYDGHLTHSDAHGLTEDQDRIV
- a CDS encoding PspA/IM30 family protein, which gives rise to MFKRIANLFRGFIGLFVSGMEKRNPEALLELEKENLRTQIAQFNQGLAAHAGLCEKLIAQVKRQERDEQDLRARAAANLRAGNQRLAGEIALQLQNLRKELADNRGQLGDAEKTYKELVAARDSAIKTAREKIESLRRDLDGLKMQKALAEMNEMASGMLSSIGGSGDTLSRLHEMVEEQKTEAAGRARVARDSIDTTQFQAKQAEREALEDLALADLAAELGMATPTPSTPAAASAPVEKQMAPEQQQL